The following are encoded in a window of Gaiellales bacterium genomic DNA:
- the xseA gene encoding exodeoxyribonuclease VII large subunit — MSAKPEPTTYGDRTVYSVAGFNQGVADWLARLGNVWVEGELSELKRTDRWGLVYFCLKDGTSILRGSMQKEKFDRIQPPPRAGDRVHVFGRGELWQRKGEFRFKAYAIEQFGLGQLLRRIEEVRLRLADEGLFAAERKRPLPFLPRVVGLVCGSDAAAKRDVVETATARHPSVRFRIVEAAVQGAGAAGELRAALRRLDADPEVGVIVLARGGGSVEDLLPFSDEALCRAVAACGTPVVAAIGHEQDTPLVDLVCDVRAGTPSLAAKLIVPDHAAVVVELDALLARAGRALEGRATHARRHLELLATRPAFADPRSWITTRRAALDMSAASLRRLPELRLEREATRLRGAHDRLRLLGPAATLERGYAIVQDDAGAVVREATTLAAGDHIGVRLAAGRVGARVEEVEP, encoded by the coding sequence GTGAGCGCGAAGCCGGAGCCGACGACCTATGGCGACCGCACCGTCTACTCGGTGGCCGGGTTCAACCAGGGCGTCGCCGACTGGCTGGCCCGGCTCGGCAACGTCTGGGTCGAGGGAGAGCTGTCGGAGCTCAAGCGCACCGACCGCTGGGGCCTCGTCTACTTCTGCCTGAAGGACGGCACGTCGATCCTGCGCGGCTCGATGCAGAAGGAGAAGTTCGACCGCATCCAGCCGCCGCCGCGCGCCGGCGACCGCGTCCATGTCTTCGGCCGCGGGGAGCTATGGCAGCGCAAGGGCGAGTTCCGGTTCAAGGCGTACGCGATCGAGCAGTTCGGCCTCGGCCAGCTGCTGCGCCGGATCGAGGAGGTGCGGCTGCGGCTCGCCGACGAGGGCCTGTTCGCGGCCGAGCGCAAGCGGCCGCTGCCGTTCCTCCCCCGCGTCGTCGGCCTCGTGTGCGGGAGCGACGCGGCCGCGAAGCGCGACGTCGTCGAGACCGCGACGGCGCGCCACCCGAGCGTGCGGTTCCGGATCGTCGAGGCGGCCGTGCAGGGCGCCGGCGCCGCCGGCGAGCTGCGGGCCGCGCTGCGGCGGCTCGACGCCGACCCGGAGGTCGGCGTGATCGTGCTCGCCCGTGGCGGCGGCAGCGTCGAGGATCTGCTGCCCTTCTCGGACGAGGCCCTGTGCCGGGCCGTCGCAGCCTGCGGGACGCCCGTCGTCGCCGCGATCGGCCACGAGCAGGACACGCCGCTCGTCGACCTCGTCTGCGACGTCCGCGCCGGCACCCCCAGCCTGGCGGCGAAGCTGATCGTGCCCGACCACGCCGCGGTGGTGGTCGAGCTCGACGCGCTTCTGGCCAGGGCCGGCCGCGCGCTGGAAGGCCGGGCGACTCATGCTCGCCGCCATCTCGAGCTGCTCGCCACCCGGCCGGCGTTCGCCGATCCGCGCAGCTGGATCACCACCCGGCGAGCCGCCCTCGACATGTCAGCCGCGTCGCTGCGGCGACTGCCCGAGCTCCGCCTCGAGCGCGAGGCGACCCGCCTGCGCGGCGCCCACGACCGGCTCCGGCTGCTGGGGCCGGCAGCCACGCTCGAGCGCGGCTACGCCATCGTGCAGGACGACGCCGGCGCCGTCGTGCGCGAGGCCACGACGCTCGCCGCCGGCGACCACATCGGCGTCCGCCTCGCCGCAGGCCGGGTCGGAGCGCGGGTCGAGGAGGTCGAACCGTGA
- a CDS encoding exodeoxyribonuclease VII small subunit — translation MSAGPSFEQARDELEQIVRKLEDGSTSLDEALALWERGEQLHALCRARLDAAEERVAELLARLGRAPGVDSG, via the coding sequence GTGAGCGCCGGGCCGAGCTTCGAGCAGGCCCGCGACGAGCTCGAGCAGATCGTGCGCAAGCTCGAGGACGGGAGCACCTCGCTCGACGAGGCGCTCGCGCTGTGGGAGCGCGGCGAGCAGCTGCACGCGCTCTGCCGCGCCCGCCTGGACGCCGCCGAGGAGCGGGTGGCGGAGCTGCTCGCACGGCTCGGCCGCGCGCCCGGTGTGGATTCAGGCTGA